The Oncorhynchus clarkii lewisi isolate Uvic-CL-2024 chromosome 31, UVic_Ocla_1.0, whole genome shotgun sequence genome includes the window gaccacgtaacTACACCAGCACAGAACCTCCACAGCCAACTTCTTCACCTgggggatcatctgagaccagccaccaagACTGCTGATGAAACTGATGAGTATTTGTCTAATAAACTATTTGATGGGAAAACTACATCTGATTGGTTGGGCCTAGCTTCCCAATGGGTGGCATcgttgcacccctgcccagtcatgtgaaagccaTAAATGATGgactaatttatttcaattgactgatttccttatatgaactgtaactcagtaaagtcgttaattgttgcgtttatatttttggtcagtataGATTAGCATCAAATGAATGAGATACTAATTGGTTGTTAACATTAGCAACATATGCCAAATTTGGTATATACAGTGGATTACGGTGACCACTAGTGAGTCATGAACAACTTAAGAATTTTGAAATCACTTACTTTGCACCCTTGTACTTCTCCCGTACTGACTGCTGTGCATGTGTAGCAGTGTTGAGATACATTTGGTGCAGATCCTCTATGCAAGGCATCAGGTCTTCTAAAGAGTAGCCAGTCACCTCTGCCAGAGACTTTGACTAATAAAAAAAACAGAGTCAGGAAAGAGGAATTTTAAAAAATGGCACTGCAAATTTATTTGTTTTAGAGCAAAGACAAGTCATTTGAGTTTGGGAGAAACTGTTTATCAATTGCAAACTTTCATTCCACACAGGCTAGCAGTCTCTTCAGGGTAAGACAATCTCACAACAGCAGTATAAGGAAAAATGTAGGTTTAActgttaaaaaaattaaatacaagcAAGAGACTGCGTGTCAGGGAGGAGGCTGAGGATCATAAACACATGGGCAGCAGGGGGGATTAGAGATGGTGTATTCCTATGTTGTCAGTAAGCAAACCTGTCAACTAGGGTATCGCCTACCTATCAAACAATTAACTTAAAAAAGCAGACTTAATATAGAAGTGACTTTACTGACAGTTGGAAATAAGGTTTTGTATGTGCCAAGTCAGGGTATAGAACAAGGGCACTTAACCTTCAGTGACACCAAATTGGCCAAAGCATCATTGAGCATCAAAAAAGGCCTGATTATTACTGTGAAGCCTTGCATATAAAGGAGATTTTTAAAAATTGTGTGAATGCTTCTTCAAAAGCCAGTGAGTGCCCGTGGCAGAGTTACTGCAGGGAGGGATTTCCTGTTAGCACTAGCTACTAAATCCCGGCCTACTGCATTGCGGCCAAGACCTGTTGAAGACACTACATGTTGTTGCCCTATTTTGAATGGGGGCATGGTGGCCAAACCAGAAGGCCAAGGAAACTCCTACCCCGTTGGAACACTTACTGTGGCATTGCAAACTTACCCATGAGCCTCCTGTTACTGTGTGATTTGCCAAAACTAAAGCGGCAGCAGAAGTCTGAGAAGGGAAGTATTTCAGGAACGGGTCCGAGTCAACTAGACTGAGCTCCCCTAGGAACTAAGACAAACATAGAACAATAAAACCACAATTTCAACTTAAATTTCCAGATGTGTACACCACAATGTGTGCTCTGCTCACCATTGACAAGCTCTCCACCTGGCTGCTGACTGGCTGGGTGAGAAAGTACTGCGTGAGAAACTGGTTGATGGTGGGAGAGGCAAGATCAAAGGAGAGCACTTTCAGCACCAGATGCTCCATTCGCAACACTTGCTTCTTCGTGTAGGTGTCATCCGTGATGTAAACAAACTCTGCGACCTCCGGGGGATAGATCTCTTCAAATTTCCTGCATTAATGAAAACGTGTGTCAGATGTTGGTGCCAATCTTTTCCATTCATTTGGGACAGAGGCCTAATACATCAAGTGAGCGCTACACAACAAACAGCAAAGACTAAGTCCACTCCGCACACCTTTGAGACACAAACTCCCTTTAATAATGCTGTGGAGGAGTCTACAACACTTACGAAGCCAACAGCATTGCAGCGGTCCCGACCAACTGCAGCTTCCCCCGCAGGACTGACATGGAAGACAGGAAACGGTCGATGTAGTTCACGGCAAGGTACAGCGTCTCGTTCTGGAGCTTGTACTCCTCTCCAACCTCCACCAGCCAGTCAACGAGGATGGCCCGCATGCTGTTGGTGATGTCTGGCTGCTTTTTCATGTAGCCCGCTTTTGGTCTGGACTTAACCTAAGGACAAGAGTCCAAAGACAAAGGGTATCCACAATACTCTAGTTACAGGTCAGTTATTTCAGCGCCAACTGAAAAATGACTGCATGCGCAAGTTTGCTCACCTCCATTTCTCTAAGATACGTGTGTATTTCTGAAGCATACTCCGTTGCCACGTTCACTGGCTTCTCGTCGCCTTCAATAACCGACATATCCATGGGAGAATCTGTAGATATATATCAAGATAATTGGAAAATGTTTGACTTTCTAATCCATATTGAGACAACACCATGTTCAGAGTTTTAAAAGGGTAAATAAGTTAGGGGATATATAAAGTCTGATTGATCACTCACCGTCAAAACTAACATTCATGTTAGATACACATGTTGCTGGTAtagcaagagaggagagaggctgccTGAGAAGGGTAACTGTTGGGTTCAGTGTCAGGGGTGGAATCTCTGTGGAGGGCTTGGCCTTGAGGGACACCTGTTTCTTGGAGCAGGCACTATCAGGCTCATCCACATGAATCTGGAAAGCTGGTTGCTTGCTGCCCAGCTTGTCTGCATAACTTTTGGGTACTTCATTGTCACAGGATAGCACCTGAAATGAGGGCAGATCATTTCAAAGAGCAGACAATTATTTCCATGCTCATGGTTTCTAAAGTTAAATTAATACATTCGATGGACAAGAATTGTGTTTGAGAATGCAAATAGGCCATTCCAATGAGCAGAAGAGGAGACTGACAGCATAAAATGGCGGACTAACGTTAGTTGGAAGTAAACCTACCCAACATTTCTAGAAACAAATACTcagtaaaatgtaaataaaattgCTTGGTAGTGAAAATATTAACTTTAAAAAGTGTTTCCCTAAATGTAGCAAATTAGCTCGCCACCAGGCTCAATCTGCATGCTactgctatgttagctagctagtctacAAATCTGTAAGTATATGGTGTTGGCTGGCTAGTGGCTAGTTAGCAAGTTACCAACCTGTTTTGTGCCGCGCAGAGTTTGAGGTTTGCTGCGTTTGTTGTTTTGCAAGGCTCCCAGGACAGTTCTCTGTGGCGCTTTTGGGACAATGTTCTCCTGGTTGTCCACACGGTTTTTGATTGTACCCCTCAGTCCGGACAGCTTATTTTCTTGGTTTTGGTATTCTGGCAGTGGAACATCAACTGCGCTTCCTTGTCCTTGGGTTGATCCTGACATGTTAGCCTATGTTCCACCGTTCGTGGCTCACTGAAGTCAAACAAGTCACTGCAGATACGTGCAATTTGTCACAGAAGATTAAACAGAACCTTGATGGTAAATAAAATATAAACTGGATTTACAAATGAGCTTAGAGCTAGAGGCTAGGTTAGCTAGTTATCGCACAAGTCTCGTGTTGAGATGGCAACGTACCGTTAGCAAAAGTCGGCGCTGCAAATTTGAAACCCTATCTGGACCGTTGACGCAACAAAATCCTCTACATGAAAACACAACATTAGCTGGCCATACGGTTTGAGAAAATGTTATAACTGCTAACTAGACCAAGTCCCTTGTTTCTCAGAACATGCAGCTAGAGATATGCTGCTTTTTTTCTCAATTCAAGTAGCCCGCGACCATTGAAACGGCCAATCAGAGCCGAATGCGAAAGTACGTCACGAAGCTACGGCGGCTGATAGAACTCAGATTCCCTGTGTCCGCGAATGCCGCGAATGCACAGCCGTTGAGATTTCGGTGTACACTTTTGTCAGGCGGGACAACCTGAAAATGAATACTCAAAGGCCGATTTTTTATCACTGTAATTCATATAATAGTGTATAAACAATTATGATCTCTCTGAGAGCATCTCAAAGTATTGTTACACTCACTTATGTTATACAGAGTAGACAACCCCCCCATGACAAATGAACCACAAATTATTAAACATTTGATATATTTAAATActctattttatatttttttatttgaacctTTAAACAGGGAGTTACCATTCTCTTTCACAATAAAGCCTGCATATGCAGTTCATAAGACAAAATCCAATGAAAATTATATACTAATGTAAAACAAACTAAAATATAGCACAACACAAATATTCAAGAACAACTGTTACATTCCTCAGTAAGAAGTTCCCAAATCAATATTTTAAATTGCGGAGGGGGACCAGAACATTCAATTGTAATGTATTTTGTAGTTGGTTCCAGCAATGATGCGCATTATAACTAAAAGTGGATTTACCAAGTTCTGGGGAGACCAGAGAAATCTCAACAGTTTTGTTTCTAATGTTTTTATACTTTAACAACGAAGTTTGGTAAGTTTGAAGCTTATGTAGTagagctttgtaaacaaaaaggCAGTAATTAAGTGATCTACTGGACattgaggaccagccaaccttttgaaCCAGGATGCAGTGGTGAGTATTAAAAATACCACCTTTGATAAAACGAATGGTGATCCAATAGACGGAAaccaaaggtttaagagtagtggctgctgcaATCTGGTAAAGGCTGTCACCATAGTCAAGAACTGTCAGGAATGTTGACTgtacaatctgcttcctgctaTTTAGTGAGAGGCAAGATCCATTTCTAAAAAATAAGCCAGGCCACTTTAAATTGTAGCTTTTTAACTAGCTCATCTGTAcgtttttttaaacattacattTTTGTCAATGCAAATGCCCAAATATTTATAGGCGGGAAGCCGATCAATGGGAGAACCAACCATGAATAAACACGTAGTCCATCTTAATTTTTTGGTGAGAATTAAAGAACATGTATTTAGTCTTGCCCGCATTAAGTAcaagttttaaaccaaccagggctTTCTGTAAGTTAACAAGGTCAAATTACAGCTCTAACAGGCTGTTCAACAGTTGGGTCTTTGGAATAAAT containing:
- the LOC139390677 gene encoding cyclin-A2-like, with product MSGSTQGQGSAVDVPLPEYQNQENKLSGLRGTIKNRVDNQENIVPKAPQRTVLGALQNNKRSKPQTLRGTKQVLSCDNEVPKSYADKLGSKQPAFQIHVDEPDSACSKKQVSLKAKPSTEIPPLTLNPTVTLLRQPLSSLAIPATCVSNMNVSFDDSPMDMSVIEGDEKPVNVATEYASEIHTYLREMEVKSRPKAGYMKKQPDITNSMRAILVDWLVEVGEEYKLQNETLYLAVNYIDRFLSSMSVLRGKLQLVGTAAMLLASKFEEIYPPEVAEFVYITDDTYTKKQVLRMEHLVLKVLSFDLASPTINQFLTQYFLTQPVSSQVESLSMFLGELSLVDSDPFLKYFPSQTSAAALVLANHTVTGGSWSKSLAEVTGYSLEDLMPCIEDLHQMYLNTATHAQQSVREKYKGAKYQEVSLIEPPEKLSLN